In Carassius gibelio isolate Cgi1373 ecotype wild population from Czech Republic chromosome B2, carGib1.2-hapl.c, whole genome shotgun sequence, a single genomic region encodes these proteins:
- the LOC127950772 gene encoding cadherin-18-like — protein sequence MDRETREMYSVIIQAKDMAGSVGGLSGSTTVNISLTDVNDNPPRFPQKNYQLYVPESAQVGKAVGKIKANDEDLGVNAEMTYRITNEEGAAMFSISTDSDKREGVISLRKPLDYEKKKAYSLNIEGVNTHLDPRFSYLGPFKDTTTLKLIIGDVDEAPVFTMDYYIMDVYENAPTGTEVGMVTAQDPDSTRSKVRYSIEQIADGDALFTIDVDSGLITTTKSLDREEVAWHNITVMAAEIDNPNLVSYVPVTVQVLDVNDNAPYIATDSALVLCEGSKAGQVIQIIRATDKDNFANGRFTFALPEDLPVNPNFTLKDNEDSSASVLARRQGFSQAEQELYQLLVVVWDGGEPVLSSTSTLTLRVCPCQRGARTPVCRAQAFLSSAGLSTGALIAILLCVLILLAIVVLFVTLRSKKSKKEPLIISAEDIRENVVTYDDEGGGEEDTEAFDIAALRNPAAAEEMRMRKNLQSELWRSMGTEALSPALTLPDEDIHEVIKLKVVEADRDTSGPPYDSLQTYAYEGRGSPSGSISSLDLPETQTELDLSEVDNWGPEVQILSRVFQEKGQQHVP from the exons ATGGACAGAGAAACTAGAGAGATGTACTCTGTCATCATCCAAGCCAAAGACATGGCCGGCTCTGTCGGGGGTCTGTCCGGATCCACGACAGTCAACATCTCACTGACCGACGTCAATGACAATCCACCGCGATTCCCTCAAA AAAACTATCAGCTGTACGTGCCAGAATCTGCTCAGGTAGGGAAAGCAGTTGGTAAAATCAAAGCGAACGATGAAGATCTTGGCGTAAATGCTGAGATGACATACAGAATTACCAATGAGGAAGGAGCTGCCATGTTTTCCATTTCTACAGACAGTGACAAGAGAGAAGGAGTCATCTCGCTCAGAAAG CCTCTGGACTACGAGAAGAAGAAGGCTTACTCTTTGAATATAGAAGGTGTCAACACCCATCTGGATCCTCGTTTTTCTTACCTGGGTCCTTTCAAAGACACCACCACGCTCAAGCTTATCATTGGGGATGTTGATGAAGCTCCAGTGTTTACAATGGACTACTATATCATGGATGTGTATGAAAATGCTCCAACTGGGACAGAGGTTGGCATGGTAACTGCTCAAGACCCGGACAGCACAAGAAGCAAAGTCAG GTATTCCATCGAGCAAATTGCAGATGGTGATGCACTTTTTACCATCGATGTTGACAGTGGACTCATTACAACCACCAAGAGTCTAGACCGAGAGGAGGTAGCCTGGCACAACATCACAGTGATGGCTGCAGAGATTG acaaTCCAAATCTGGTGAGCTATGTACCAGTCACAGTCCAGGTCTTGGATGTCAATGACAATGCCCCCTATATTGCCACAGACAGCGCTCTGGTTTTGTGTGAAGGCTCCAAAGCAGGCCAG GTCATTCAAATCATCAGGGCCACAGACAAGGACAACTTTGCCAATGGTCGATTTACTTTCGCTTTACCAGAAGACCTTCCAGTGAATCCAAACTTCACTCTGAAGGACaatgaag ATAGCAGCGCGAGTGTGTTGGCGCGCAGGCAAGGCTTCAGCCAGGCAGAACAGGAGCTGTACCAGCTGCTCGTGGTTGTGTGGGATGGAGGAGAGCCCGTCCTCAGCAGCACCAGCACGCTTACGCTCAGGGTGTGTCCGTGCCAGCGCGGGGCCAGGACGCCAGTGTGCAGGGCTCAAGCATTCCTGTCCTCGGCTGGTCTCAGCACCGGAGCCCTCATTGCCATCCTGCTGTGCGTGCTCATCCTCTTGG CCATCGTGGTACTGTTTGTCACTCTGCGTAGCAAGAAGAGCAAAAAGGAGCCTCTGATCATCTCGGCGGAGGATATCAGAGAGAATGTAGTCACGTACGATGATGAGGGAGGAGGTGAGGAAGACACAGAGGCCTTTGACATAGCGGCGTTGAGGAACCCCGCAGCAGCCGAGGAGATGAGGATGAGGAAAAACCTGCAGTCGGAGCTGTGGAGATCAATGGGGACTGAGGCTCTCAGCCCGGCTTTGACATTACCTGACGAGGACATCCATGAGGTGATTAAGCTCAAGGTGGTTGAGGCCGACCGGGACACAAGTGGCCCTCCGTACGATTCTCTTCAGACTTACGCGTACGAGGGCCGCGGCTCCCCGTCCGGCTCCATCAGCTCTCTGGACCTGCCAGAGACCCAGACAGAGCTGGATCTCAGTGAGGTAGACAACTGGGGCCCTGAGGTACAAATACTGAGCAGAGTCTTTCAAGAGAAAGGCCAGCAGCACGTCCCATAA